TGTTTCGCCGAATTCGAGGATTCTTCTGCAAGTTTGTGAACTTCGTCGGCCACAACGGCGAATCCTCGTCCATGTTCACCAGCTCTGGCAGCCTCAATTGCCGCATTTAAAGCGAGCAAATTTGTCTGATTTGCAATCCCGGAAATAACTTCTACGATTTTTCCGATACTTTGTGCATGTTTTCCTAGTTCTTGTATTGAATCAGCAGCCTCTAATACAGTTTTGTTGATAAAATGCATTTGATCGATAGTATTATGAATCGCTTGATTACCTTGTATCGATGCTTCGGATGCTTTTACAGAGGATTCAGAAACAAATTGTGCGTTGGCGGTAATTGACTGAAAACTAGAAGCCATTTCATGAATCGTGTGTGATGCCTTTTCTATATCCATAGACTGCTGTTGGGTTCCAATTGTAACTTCTTGAACAGAAGCTGCAATCTGTTCAGTCGCCCGACTTGTTTGTTCGGTACGATCCATTAACTCTTGTGAAGAAGCAGCAACTTGTGTAGAACTGACTTCCACTTGTTGGATTACGTCACGAAGATTACGAATCAACCGATTAAAAGAATTCGCAAGATTACCGATTTCATCGCGATTTTTGATGGTAATTTCATTTATGGTCAAGTTTCCGGAAGCAAGTTGTTCAATAGATGACGTTAGAGCCTTGATAGGTTTTGAAACCATCCGTGTAATAAAATACCCGAGAAATACAGCAAATCCTAGAGCGACAAGACTCGAAATGATCGTAATTAAAATGATTCTATTGACCATTAACTTCGTTAATTGTATGTCTTCATCTGCATGTTTTTGGGCTAGTGTTTGAACTGAATTCGCTTTCGAGATCATTTGACGGTCAATTGGGTCGATTTCTTTGATGAAATAATGTGTGGCTTGGCTTTTATCATTTTTGTATAACAATAAAAGTTTATCCATTTTAGTCATGTTTTCTTGATTCAGTTTTTTGATTTGGGTCAGAGCATCAATTTGTTCAAGAGAACCGTTTGCATTTTCTAATTGAATGGTTTTGATAGTTTGATCGACTATTTTGTTTATGGCTTTATGCGCCTGATCGTAGTTAATTAAGTCAGTTTCATTTGAATTTAATAAATAACTTTGTAAACTATTTGATTGTTCTTCAGTTTTTTCCATAATATCTTTGGCGTATTCACGAACTTGAATTTTTCCATTTAAGAGAAAAGAATAATCTTGTTCAATGGTTTTTGTTGAATACATCGATAATCCACCAATTATACCAAGAGTCAATGCTATACATAGGAATCCGAACGTTAATTTTTTCCCAATACTTAACTGCATTTTGACACTTCCTTTATAAATAGTAGGGATAAAGTTGAGACATATAAACTATTATCTTTTTTGAATTTTTCTATCTTCTGTTTCATAATAATGGATACTTATGAAAAACTTATGTAGAACCAAAATTTTTACGTTTCCTATGGATTACCTAACCGAGTATCAAAGTATCATCCAGTTCATTTGCTCGATCTCGGGTTCGACAGTCAAGAGTGAAGGGTTTGAAAAATTTAAAGAATTGCAAGAGGAAAAGGGCCTGTTCA
Above is a window of Fodinisporobacter ferrooxydans DNA encoding:
- a CDS encoding methyl-accepting chemotaxis protein, whose product is MQLSIGKKLTFGFLCIALTLGIIGGLSMYSTKTIEQDYSFLLNGKIQVREYAKDIMEKTEEQSNSLQSYLLNSNETDLINYDQAHKAINKIVDQTIKTIQLENANGSLEQIDALTQIKKLNQENMTKMDKLLLLYKNDKSQATHYFIKEIDPIDRQMISKANSVQTLAQKHADEDIQLTKLMVNRIILITIISSLVALGFAVFLGYFITRMVSKPIKALTSSIEQLASGNLTINEITIKNRDEIGNLANSFNRLIRNLRDVIQQVEVSSTQVAASSQELMDRTEQTSRATEQIAASVQEVTIGTQQQSMDIEKASHTIHEMASSFQSITANAQFVSESSVKASEASIQGNQAIHNTIDQMHFINKTVLEAADSIQELGKHAQSIGKIVEVISGIANQTNLLALNAAIEAARAGEHGRGFAVVADEVHKLAEESSNSAKQITNYIASIQDGINKAVQAMDAGTKEVEHGIDVVNLAKVSFEKIRKSIDEVSTQIQEVTAATKEMSVGTEGIVLAMEHIEKMSEVTSSMAQTISASTEEQLATMEEIATSSDSLSTMADALQKLVNQFKM